From Echinicola jeungdonensis, the proteins below share one genomic window:
- a CDS encoding macro domain-containing protein, translating to MGHKVAGVIIENKQGDITKQPDLTAIVNAANAQLRMGGGVAGAIHRAAGPGLEEETRAMAPIKPGEAVISGGHKLPNKHVIHCLGPVYGQDKPEAEKLSNCYKNALRIADENKVESIGFPAISTGVFGYPVKEAAQVAFQTIIKEAPQLKNVKTIKFILFSNSDLEVHEEVLNELVKD from the coding sequence ATGGGACATAAAGTAGCAGGGGTAATAATCGAAAATAAACAGGGCGATATCACCAAGCAGCCCGACCTGACGGCCATTGTAAATGCAGCCAACGCCCAATTAAGAATGGGAGGTGGTGTGGCCGGTGCCATTCACAGGGCAGCTGGGCCAGGATTGGAAGAAGAAACCCGGGCAATGGCTCCCATTAAACCTGGTGAAGCCGTCATCAGTGGTGGCCATAAGCTTCCCAATAAACATGTGATTCACTGTTTGGGACCTGTTTATGGGCAAGACAAGCCTGAGGCGGAGAAGTTATCCAACTGTTATAAAAATGCCCTAAGGATTGCTGATGAGAACAAAGTTGAGTCCATTGGCTTTCCAGCCATTTCAACTGGAGTATTTGGGTATCCGGTAAAAGAGGCGGCCCAAGTGGCCTTTCAAACCATCATCAAAGAAGCCCCGCAATTGAAAAACGTAAAGACAATCAAGTTTATATTGTTCAGCAATTCGGACCTAGAAGTGCATGAGGAGGTTCTGAATGAATTGGTTAAGGATTAA
- a CDS encoding THUMP-like domain-containing protein, producing the protein MQDHLQEDPAQLLLRHGKITAFDLKAAIKQISARQKVKQKLPFWVGNKEVIFPDAVPLEQCSSELTAKFKAKKVKGACLADLTGGMGVDTFYLSSSFGQVDYVERNEELAQIAQWNFHVLHTQPDKITFHQGESMEFLKNSFKSFDCLFIDPARRGDQNQKLYKLADCEPNVVENWQLMTGKAKQIMIKASPMLDIKAAINELPEVNQVMVVAVKNEVKEVLLLWDEQKSMEEVKVSSYELSQEPIIPFEFTYGEEESASLELANPESYLFEPSAAILKAGAFKSFAHHYSVKKLHPNTHLYTGKWIPTGLQGKTFEILEPLKLDKRTVKKTFPNKIANVVVRNHPMKAAEIKKKFQLKDGGHDFLIAFTGQDNKPVAFRCKRIQ; encoded by the coding sequence GTGCAGGATCATCTTCAGGAAGATCCTGCACAATTGCTTTTAAGGCATGGCAAAATCACAGCATTTGACCTTAAAGCTGCCATCAAACAAATTTCAGCCCGACAAAAGGTAAAACAAAAACTTCCCTTTTGGGTGGGGAATAAAGAAGTGATTTTTCCCGATGCTGTTCCTCTGGAGCAGTGTTCCTCTGAGCTGACAGCAAAGTTTAAAGCTAAAAAGGTGAAAGGAGCATGTTTGGCTGACCTGACAGGGGGAATGGGAGTAGATACTTTTTATTTGAGTTCCAGTTTTGGTCAGGTAGATTATGTGGAAAGGAATGAGGAATTAGCTCAAATAGCTCAATGGAATTTCCATGTTCTCCATACACAGCCAGATAAAATTACATTCCATCAGGGCGAGTCAATGGAATTTTTGAAAAATTCCTTCAAATCTTTTGATTGTTTGTTTATTGATCCGGCAAGAAGAGGAGACCAAAACCAGAAACTTTACAAATTGGCTGATTGTGAACCCAATGTGGTGGAAAATTGGCAACTTATGACAGGGAAAGCCAAACAAATTATGATAAAAGCTTCCCCCATGTTGGATATCAAGGCTGCCATAAACGAATTGCCGGAAGTCAATCAGGTGATGGTAGTGGCCGTAAAAAATGAGGTGAAAGAGGTTCTTTTGCTGTGGGATGAGCAAAAAAGTATGGAAGAGGTAAAAGTAAGTTCATATGAATTGTCACAGGAGCCCATTATCCCATTTGAATTTACATATGGAGAGGAGGAAAGTGCTAGCCTGGAACTGGCCAATCCGGAAAGTTATCTTTTCGAACCCTCTGCTGCCATATTAAAAGCAGGAGCTTTTAAATCATTTGCACACCATTATAGCGTGAAAAAACTCCATCCAAATACCCACCTTTATACTGGAAAATGGATACCCACTGGCCTGCAGGGAAAAACTTTTGAGATTTTGGAGCCATTGAAGCTGGACAAAAGAACCGTAAAAAAAACTTTTCCAAACAAAATAGCCAATGTAGTAGTAAGAAACCATCCTATGAAAGCGGCGGAGATCAAAAAGAAATTTCAATTGAAAGATGGTGGACACGATTTTTTGATTGCTTTTACAGGTCAGGACAATAAGCCTGTTGCCTTCCGTTGTAAGAGAATCCAATAG
- a CDS encoding aspartate-semialdehyde dehydrogenase, with the protein MKLAVVGATGLVGSEILEVLAEHNFPFDELLLVASERSAGKKLTFKGKEYTIIGLAQAVEEKPDIAIFSAGGDTSKEWAPKFAEMGTIVVDNSSAWRMDPTKKLVVPEINAKAIKIDDRIIANPNCSTIQMVLALSKLRERYGIKRIVVSTYQSVTGSGLKAVNQLLSEREGKDGEKAYPHKIDLNVLPHIDVFQENGYTKEEMKMINETKKIFDDPSIQVTATTVRIPVMGGHSESVNVEFKEDFDLEEVKEILAATPGVVVQDDVANNVYPMPLNSHKKDEVFVGRLRRDESQAKTLNMWIVADNLRKGAATNAVQIASYLMEHSLV; encoded by the coding sequence ATGAAATTAGCGGTTGTGGGAGCCACTGGATTGGTTGGCTCGGAGATTCTAGAGGTGCTGGCAGAGCACAATTTCCCATTTGATGAACTTCTATTGGTGGCCAGTGAAAGGTCAGCAGGAAAAAAGTTAACCTTTAAAGGCAAGGAATATACTATAATTGGCCTGGCTCAAGCTGTAGAGGAAAAGCCAGATATTGCCATTTTTTCCGCAGGAGGTGATACTTCCAAAGAGTGGGCACCCAAATTTGCAGAAATGGGCACTATCGTTGTAGATAATTCCTCTGCTTGGAGAATGGATCCTACCAAAAAATTGGTGGTTCCTGAAATCAATGCCAAGGCTATAAAAATTGATGACAGAATTATTGCCAATCCTAATTGTTCTACTATTCAAATGGTATTGGCCCTTTCCAAATTGCGTGAGCGGTATGGCATCAAGCGTATCGTCGTTTCCACCTACCAATCGGTAACCGGAAGTGGCCTTAAGGCGGTTAACCAGTTGCTAAGCGAAAGGGAAGGCAAAGATGGAGAAAAAGCTTATCCACATAAAATTGACTTGAATGTTTTGCCTCACATTGATGTGTTCCAGGAAAATGGGTACACTAAAGAGGAAATGAAGATGATCAACGAAACCAAGAAGATTTTCGATGACCCCTCCATTCAGGTAACAGCTACTACCGTTCGTATTCCAGTAATGGGTGGTCACTCTGAATCTGTTAATGTTGAGTTCAAGGAGGATTTTGACCTGGAAGAAGTTAAAGAAATATTGGCAGCCACTCCAGGTGTTGTTGTTCAGGATGATGTAGCCAATAATGTTTATCCAATGCCATTAAATTCCCATAAAAAGGATGAAGTGTTTGTAGGCCGTTTGAGAAGGGATGAATCCCAAGCCAAGACCTTAAATATGTGGATTGTGGCAGATAATCTTAGAAAAGGTGCTGCCACCAATGCGGTGCAGATTGCCTCTTATTTGATGGAACATAGCTTGGTATAA
- a CDS encoding lamin tail domain-containing protein, producing MKTSHLTQFLTLFFLSNLFLPYLLSAQSSIQDFDTEFNYVDHPDPFLPNWSGNEIHEGSRRIFQALGEGLEGSHALGIQTIGSFNAEIYIKSSTKSAENPKISFFAKTKQNGSGNRPVSVYYSCSFDGGNNFSQPVQIGNDQTFTNQDSPFKLYEEDLPKAFADKDQITIKLEVIYGEGSGTSARLLIDNFTPPFTDQEPPLSIDTAFLQSPYKLNFQTTKALKEIQVSQVSLSNHNLIMLQKESKDSWVLKTENPMKSHPIHLTLNNLGQEGKTIDYTIKNDHVFLGQYYFLDAQTIHLGFTQILDPTSASHTDIFEINGEQPEDIILADNEFSLSLHLSEPISLNSKADVEIQKIVSQSGFESKTQELEALYTDHIQFLEVAQQDKIILDHDRPLNPNIIHSLSFKITDENFVLNPDFDPEKPERLTLRVNPGLKENIIYQLDVPLRLDQDGQIMAGSNRSFSLDLSPPKINEVNVINQQKIEINFSEPVDSIMAIIPEHYSINGKPPAEINWGKEKHQVFLKPKEKLISGKGYNLIVNGVEDLARNPIQDEEFFFQYTGPNSLDFKAIVINEIMPAPKKENPLPYAEYIEILNPGEDTLDLVGLHLANSKTEVSIPNYKLPPQGYLILANQDDKSAFEPHGPTVGLTSWPRFVNSGDQVKLLQNKVCLDSLAYSEASFGSSSLADDGISLEVVNPYSPCNQSLKLRPSTDPKLGTPGRKNSVFDDTPDLVGPKLLGITVMDSTHLRLDFDETLQPDLTSSNWTISPALEVIQADFVPTSLTKLVIKVDQLLKEKTLYSLEVKNIRDCQGNSIQPQFAQGNFQVPSLASKGDILLNEILFHPQSGTPKFVEVYNHSSKFIDLNNWKLANIKEKKISDREFISTNSLIIEPHSYLVFTESPEELIQVYPKAKKENLIEIPDLPSYPISGGTVILLNPEENIEERMNYNEDLHHELLKDPQGVSLERISPDQEANEPENWHSAAASIGFATPGFKNSHYYPNENKESIVQVSPKIFTPNDPINPPFTTFRYQLPKSGFLANMRIFNTGGHLIKKICQNDILGQSGIYTWDGTNLKGQKVRPGYYILWAEIINLNGEILPIKKTIIVGGKL from the coding sequence ATGAAAACCTCACACTTAACCCAGTTTTTGACCTTATTTTTCCTTTCCAACCTTTTTTTGCCGTACCTACTTTCGGCCCAATCATCCATTCAGGATTTCGACACAGAGTTTAATTATGTCGACCACCCTGATCCATTTCTTCCCAATTGGTCAGGAAATGAAATTCATGAAGGTTCCAGACGCATTTTCCAGGCCTTGGGAGAAGGCTTGGAAGGCTCTCATGCCCTTGGCATCCAGACCATCGGGAGTTTCAACGCCGAAATTTACATAAAATCATCCACTAAAAGCGCAGAAAATCCTAAAATATCATTTTTTGCCAAAACTAAACAAAACGGATCAGGGAACCGGCCCGTATCGGTATATTATTCCTGCTCTTTTGATGGAGGCAATAATTTTAGCCAACCGGTACAAATAGGTAATGATCAAACCTTTACAAACCAAGACAGCCCATTTAAATTATATGAGGAAGACCTTCCTAAAGCTTTTGCAGACAAAGACCAAATTACCATTAAACTGGAAGTAATTTATGGAGAAGGATCAGGGACTTCTGCCAGGCTTTTAATCGATAATTTTACCCCCCCGTTTACCGACCAAGAGCCTCCCCTATCTATTGATACCGCTTTTCTTCAAAGCCCCTATAAATTGAATTTCCAAACCACAAAAGCCTTAAAGGAAATCCAGGTGAGTCAAGTATCCCTATCCAACCATAATTTAATAATGCTACAAAAAGAAAGTAAGGATTCCTGGGTTTTAAAAACTGAAAATCCAATGAAATCCCACCCCATACATTTAACCTTGAATAATTTGGGACAAGAGGGAAAAACTATTGATTATACCATCAAAAATGATCATGTTTTTCTTGGTCAATATTATTTCCTGGATGCCCAAACTATCCATTTGGGTTTTACTCAAATTTTGGATCCAACCTCAGCAAGCCATACCGATATTTTCGAAATAAATGGAGAACAGCCCGAAGACATCATATTAGCAGATAACGAATTCAGCCTTTCACTCCACCTATCAGAACCTATTTCACTAAACTCAAAAGCTGATGTAGAAATTCAAAAAATTGTCAGCCAATCAGGATTTGAAAGTAAAACCCAGGAGCTTGAAGCTCTATATACAGACCATATCCAATTTCTGGAAGTAGCCCAACAAGACAAAATCATTTTAGATCATGACCGCCCTTTAAACCCCAATATAATCCACTCCCTTTCATTTAAAATTACGGATGAAAATTTTGTTCTAAACCCTGATTTTGATCCTGAAAAACCAGAAAGGTTAACTTTAAGAGTAAACCCAGGACTTAAAGAAAATATCATTTACCAGTTAGATGTCCCACTTCGTTTGGATCAGGATGGCCAAATTATGGCTGGATCAAATAGAAGTTTTTCCCTGGATCTTTCCCCTCCCAAAATCAATGAAGTAAATGTTATTAACCAACAAAAAATTGAAATCAATTTTTCAGAGCCAGTTGATTCCATTATGGCCATCATTCCAGAACATTATTCTATCAATGGAAAACCTCCGGCAGAAATTAATTGGGGAAAAGAAAAACACCAAGTTTTCCTTAAACCCAAAGAGAAATTAATTTCCGGAAAAGGTTACAATTTAATAGTTAATGGAGTAGAAGACCTGGCAAGAAACCCTATTCAAGATGAAGAATTTTTCTTCCAATATACCGGCCCGAATTCCCTTGACTTCAAAGCAATTGTTATTAACGAAATTATGCCTGCACCAAAAAAAGAGAATCCACTACCCTATGCAGAATATATCGAGATTTTGAATCCAGGGGAAGACACTTTAGATCTGGTAGGGTTACACTTGGCTAACAGCAAGACAGAGGTCTCCATCCCCAATTACAAATTGCCTCCCCAAGGGTATTTAATCTTGGCCAACCAGGATGATAAATCTGCCTTTGAGCCTCATGGACCTACAGTAGGGTTAACATCCTGGCCCCGATTTGTCAATAGTGGGGATCAAGTAAAACTACTCCAAAATAAGGTCTGCCTTGACAGCTTGGCATATTCTGAAGCCAGCTTTGGTTCATCTTCCCTGGCGGATGACGGTATTAGCCTTGAAGTTGTCAACCCCTATTCTCCCTGCAACCAATCCTTAAAACTCCGGCCTTCCACTGACCCTAAACTAGGGACTCCGGGGAGGAAAAATTCCGTTTTTGACGATACCCCCGACCTTGTTGGCCCAAAGCTACTAGGCATAACGGTCATGGATTCCACCCATCTAAGATTGGATTTTGATGAAACCCTTCAACCTGATTTAACAAGTTCAAATTGGACCATCAGCCCTGCTTTGGAAGTTATTCAGGCAGATTTTGTTCCCACATCATTGACTAAGTTGGTAATAAAGGTTGACCAGCTTTTAAAAGAAAAAACTCTTTATTCATTAGAAGTGAAAAATATCAGGGATTGCCAGGGAAATTCCATCCAACCTCAATTTGCCCAAGGAAATTTTCAAGTTCCCTCCTTAGCCTCCAAAGGTGACATATTGCTAAATGAAATTCTTTTTCATCCCCAATCCGGGACTCCAAAATTTGTGGAAGTTTATAACCATTCCTCCAAATTCATTGACTTAAATAATTGGAAGTTGGCCAATATTAAAGAAAAAAAAATCAGTGACCGGGAATTCATCTCCACAAATTCCTTAATAATTGAGCCCCATAGTTATTTGGTTTTTACCGAAAGTCCGGAAGAATTGATTCAAGTATACCCCAAGGCCAAAAAGGAAAATCTGATAGAAATTCCAGACTTGCCAAGTTATCCAATTTCAGGGGGAACAGTGATATTATTAAACCCGGAGGAAAACATAGAAGAAAGAATGAATTATAACGAAGACCTCCATCATGAACTCCTAAAGGATCCCCAAGGAGTTTCATTGGAACGTATTTCTCCTGATCAGGAAGCAAATGAGCCAGAAAATTGGCATTCAGCAGCAGCTTCAATTGGTTTTGCTACCCCAGGATTTAAAAATTCTCATTATTATCCCAATGAAAATAAAGAATCTATAGTACAGGTTTCCCCTAAAATTTTTACCCCCAACGACCCTATTAATCCTCCTTTTACCACATTCCGTTATCAATTGCCTAAATCCGGATTCCTGGCCAACATGCGTATTTTTAACACTGGAGGACATTTGATCAAGAAAATTTGCCAAAATGACATATTGGGCCAATCTGGAATTTACACTTGGGACGGGACCAATTTGAAAGGTCAAAAAGTTAGGCCTGGATATTATATCCTATGGGCAGAAATTATCAATCTAAATGGAGAAATTTTACCCATTAAGAAAACTATTATTGTTGGGGGCAAATTGTAA
- a CDS encoding TraR/DksA family transcriptional regulator, whose translation MSQEEKTSYSKEELKEFEELINNKLSVAKEELNMLKESLSKKNDSGTDFTAATSKLLEDGADTLERESLSQLAARQQKFIINLEKALIRIKNGTYGVCVDTGKLISKERLKAVPHTMHSIEAKLAKK comes from the coding sequence ATGAGCCAAGAAGAAAAAACATCATATTCCAAAGAAGAACTTAAGGAATTTGAAGAATTGATCAACAACAAATTAAGTGTGGCAAAAGAAGAGCTCAACATGCTTAAGGAATCCTTAAGTAAGAAAAATGACAGTGGAACTGATTTTACCGCCGCTACATCCAAATTATTGGAGGACGGTGCAGATACATTGGAAAGAGAAAGCCTAAGCCAGCTGGCAGCCAGACAACAAAAATTTATTATCAACCTTGAAAAAGCTTTGATCCGAATTAAAAATGGAACCTATGGCGTTTGTGTGGATACTGGGAAATTAATCTCCAAAGAAAGATTAAAAGCCGTTCCCCACACCATGCATTCCATTGAAGCAAAATTGGCAAAAAAATAG
- the scpB gene encoding SMC-Scp complex subunit ScpB — protein sequence MEFLHRHIEALIFCTPTPLGIKDIQKCLTEMFESEVPKDHIEKAIKDLKEKYQKDDFSFALEHLGNGFQFLTKPAYQTSISILLKQQSNKRLSTAQMETLSIIAYKQPVTKSEVEQIRGVNCDYSVQKLLEKELVTIKGKSESIGRPLLYGTSDKFMEYFGINTLKDLPQPKDFSPEENQIGNQQE from the coding sequence TTGGAGTTTTTACACAGACATATTGAAGCGCTGATATTTTGCACCCCCACTCCGTTAGGCATTAAGGATATCCAAAAATGCCTAACGGAGATGTTTGAATCTGAAGTCCCAAAAGACCATATTGAAAAGGCAATCAAGGACCTGAAGGAAAAATACCAAAAGGATGATTTTTCCTTTGCTTTGGAGCATTTGGGTAATGGTTTTCAGTTTCTGACCAAACCTGCTTATCAAACAAGTATCTCTATCTTGCTCAAGCAGCAGTCCAACAAAAGGCTTTCGACGGCCCAGATGGAAACCCTTTCTATCATTGCCTACAAACAACCGGTTACCAAAAGTGAAGTGGAGCAAATCAGGGGGGTAAATTGTGATTATTCCGTCCAAAAATTATTGGAAAAAGAACTGGTCACCATAAAAGGGAAATCTGAAAGTATTGGAAGGCCCTTGCTCTATGGAACCAGTGATAAGTTTATGGAGTATTTTGGCATCAATACCCTCAAGGATCTGCCCCAACCCAAAGACTTTTCCCCGGAAGAAAATCAGATCGGCAATCAACAGGAATAA
- a CDS encoding pseudouridine synthase yields MKKNQGDHRENRSGKKGRFEKSSGRSDKDFGKSKKSGHGESRPKGSSHKGRDFDRKKSHGDQKEAFSPLKKYGKNKPSHWEDKPEEEKEKTVYKGRNKSEKPIFEKKAWDEGEKKSEFKKSRFKKPFFQKKSSKTPKPEYNFKKIQKSRGQHPGQEELRLNKYIANAGICSRREADKLIEKGEIKVNGEIITELGHKVHRYDKVVFKGKPINPEKPVYVLLNKPKDFITTTDDPMDRKTVMHLVQNACEERIFPVGRLDRNTTGLLLFTNDGELAANLSHPSSKIKKIYQVTLDKPISKGDVEAIIEGLTLEDGLVEVDDIQVLSKDKTILGIEIHVGKNRIVRRIFAHLGYEVTALDRVTYAGLTKKEISRGKWRFLSEKEVINLKFFK; encoded by the coding sequence ATGAAAAAAAATCAAGGAGATCATCGTGAAAACAGGTCCGGTAAAAAGGGAAGATTTGAAAAGTCTTCAGGAAGAAGTGATAAAGATTTTGGCAAAAGCAAGAAATCTGGTCATGGAGAAAGCCGGCCAAAAGGCTCATCTCACAAAGGCCGTGACTTTGACCGTAAAAAAAGCCATGGAGACCAAAAAGAAGCCTTTTCCCCTTTAAAAAAATACGGAAAGAACAAACCCTCCCATTGGGAGGATAAACCAGAAGAAGAAAAAGAAAAAACAGTATATAAAGGCAGAAACAAGTCCGAAAAGCCAATTTTTGAGAAAAAAGCATGGGATGAAGGAGAAAAAAAATCCGAATTCAAGAAAAGCCGGTTTAAAAAACCTTTTTTCCAAAAGAAATCTTCCAAAACCCCTAAACCGGAATATAACTTTAAAAAGATTCAAAAATCCAGAGGGCAACATCCCGGTCAGGAAGAATTAAGGCTTAACAAATACATCGCCAATGCTGGAATATGCTCAAGGCGTGAAGCAGATAAGCTCATCGAAAAAGGCGAAATCAAGGTAAATGGGGAGATCATTACGGAACTGGGCCATAAAGTCCACCGGTATGATAAAGTGGTTTTTAAAGGAAAACCCATCAATCCAGAAAAGCCGGTTTATGTTTTGCTGAACAAACCAAAGGATTTCATCACCACCACCGATGACCCTATGGACCGGAAAACAGTCATGCACCTAGTTCAAAATGCATGTGAAGAAAGAATATTCCCTGTGGGTAGGTTGGACCGGAACACCACCGGATTATTATTATTCACCAATGATGGAGAGCTGGCTGCTAACCTTTCCCACCCATCCAGCAAGATCAAAAAAATATACCAGGTCACATTGGATAAACCCATCTCAAAAGGAGACGTGGAAGCCATAATAGAAGGCCTTACTCTAGAAGATGGTTTGGTAGAAGTAGATGATATTCAGGTTTTGTCCAAAGACAAAACCATTTTGGGTATAGAAATTCATGTAGGAAAAAACCGGATAGTCAGAAGGATTTTTGCCCATCTTGGCTATGAAGTCACAGCATTGGATAGGGTAACCTATGCAGGCCTAACAAAAAAAGAAATCTCTAGAGGAAAGTGGAGGTTTTTGTCCGAAAAAGAGGTGATCAATCTTAAATTCTTTAAATAA
- a CDS encoding DUF4252 domain-containing protein, with amino-acid sequence MMKKGILIIALVGLVGIAYGQSNSVGDLFTKYKGEKDFFHLDLSGNFLDFTKGVNIDMGKEDLDDLMKSVDGIKLFKLPVNGKEAKEDFKSLRKGLKKEKYELMMEFSEKGNEVAIYSIDDQVVRDLVLLIGGDDGGEYLVVELQGEFESKALIKAMQ; translated from the coding sequence ATGATGAAAAAAGGAATATTGATCATTGCCCTGGTTGGGCTAGTAGGTATTGCCTATGGGCAAAGCAATAGTGTAGGTGACTTGTTTACCAAGTATAAAGGTGAAAAAGATTTTTTTCATCTGGATTTGTCTGGCAATTTTTTAGATTTTACCAAAGGGGTTAATATCGATATGGGGAAAGAGGATTTGGATGATCTGATGAAATCCGTAGATGGAATAAAACTGTTTAAGTTGCCGGTTAATGGAAAGGAAGCAAAGGAAGACTTTAAATCCCTCCGAAAGGGACTAAAAAAGGAGAAATACGAATTAATGATGGAATTTTCCGAAAAAGGGAATGAAGTTGCCATTTATTCCATTGATGATCAAGTGGTTCGTGACCTGGTATTGCTTATTGGAGGAGATGATGGAGGAGAATATTTGGTTGTTGAATTACAGGGTGAGTTTGAGTCCAAAGCCCTGATCAAAGCGATGCAATAG
- a CDS encoding DUF4252 domain-containing protein gives MKKIGSILIMVLMTFSAQAQEDAIEKFFSKYLENENFSRVYISPKMMQMAGGFLKSAAEGDQDKDAQAMGELISKLNGVRILSGEKVDGLSLFDEAMGVLNRNKYEELMDVRDKESSLKFLVKEENGKVAELLMISGSDSEFTLLSLTGRFTYQDLNMLAEKTDLPGMDAYQKGKKQK, from the coding sequence ATGAAAAAAATAGGCAGTATCTTAATAATGGTATTAATGACCTTCTCCGCTCAAGCGCAGGAGGATGCCATTGAAAAATTCTTCTCCAAGTATCTTGAGAATGAGAATTTTTCCAGGGTTTATATCAGTCCCAAAATGATGCAAATGGCTGGTGGTTTTCTGAAATCTGCTGCTGAAGGGGATCAGGATAAGGATGCTCAAGCCATGGGGGAATTAATATCCAAGTTAAATGGAGTAAGGATTTTAAGTGGGGAAAAAGTGGATGGGTTGTCACTTTTTGATGAAGCCATGGGCGTCCTCAATAGGAATAAATATGAAGAATTGATGGATGTAAGGGATAAAGAGAGCAGTCTAAAGTTTTTGGTCAAGGAAGAAAACGGAAAGGTGGCCGAATTACTAATGATTTCGGGGTCTGATTCGGAATTTACTTTATTGAGTTTGACGGGAAGATTTACTTATCAGGACTTAAATATGCTTGCCGAAAAAACGGATTTGCCGGGGATGGACGCCTATCAAAAAGGGAAAAAGCAAAAGTAA
- a CDS encoding RNA polymerase sigma factor encodes MKTFFEAYIWTLRGKLYRLAYHWLKDKEEAEDALQEAFEKAWDKRNELQKMKNPRGWMVRVLKNQSLQKLRERKRWTVFQANSEMSQEPDSISEDSSSAIELVFHFLKQLPEKQQEIFHLREVEGLTYEEIAEYLEISMDQIKVNLFRARKKLRVFLKEYKQDGGAIK; translated from the coding sequence ATGAAAACATTTTTTGAAGCATACATTTGGACTTTGCGAGGCAAGCTTTACCGGTTAGCGTACCATTGGCTCAAAGATAAGGAGGAAGCAGAAGATGCTTTGCAAGAGGCTTTTGAAAAAGCCTGGGATAAAAGGAATGAGCTTCAGAAAATGAAAAATCCTAGGGGATGGATGGTGAGGGTGTTGAAAAACCAAAGTCTCCAAAAATTGCGTGAAAGGAAAAGATGGACGGTGTTTCAGGCCAATTCGGAAATGAGTCAGGAGCCTGACTCAATTTCCGAAGACTCTTCCTCTGCAATTGAATTGGTATTTCATTTCTTAAAGCAGCTTCCCGAAAAGCAGCAGGAAATATTTCATTTGAGGGAAGTGGAGGGCCTGACTTATGAGGAAATAGCCGAATATTTGGAAATTTCTATGGACCAAATCAAAGTGAATTTGTTCAGGGCAAGGAAAAAATTGAGGGTATTTTTAAAGGAGTATAAACAGGATGGAGGAGCAATTAAATAA